One genomic segment of Pseudomonas sp. RU47 includes these proteins:
- a CDS encoding hybrid sensor histidine kinase/response regulator, whose translation MLSNIQAKLLIVDDLPENLLALEALIKREDRTVYKALSADEALSLLLQHEFAMAILDVQMPGMNGFELAELMRGTEKTKNIPIIFVSAAGRELNYAFKGYESGAVDFLHKPLDIHAVKSKVNVFVDLYRQSKAMKQQVEALEQARREQEALLQQLQSTQLELEQAVRMRDDFMSIVAHEVRTPLNGLILETQLRKMHLARDNAAAFTLDKMHAMVDRDERQIKSLIRLIEDMLDVSRIRTGKLSIRPSRFDLVQLVSNLLQNFAQQIEAAETEVSFTAPAPVEGNWDEFRIEQVVTNLLTNALRYGGRSPIQVRVYREGDEARVEVQDRGIGISQENQKRIFQQFERVSAKTVVAGLGLGLFISEQIVAAHGGSIVVESEINEGAQFRVCLPIQENGTSDATSD comes from the coding sequence TGGCACTCGAAGCGCTGATCAAGCGTGAAGACCGTACTGTCTACAAAGCGTTGTCGGCGGATGAAGCGCTGTCGTTGCTGCTGCAACACGAATTTGCCATGGCCATTCTCGACGTACAGATGCCGGGCATGAACGGCTTCGAGCTCGCCGAGTTGATGCGCGGTACCGAGAAAACCAAGAACATCCCGATCATTTTTGTCAGCGCCGCTGGCCGTGAACTGAACTACGCGTTCAAGGGCTACGAAAGCGGGGCGGTGGACTTTCTGCACAAACCGCTGGATATCCATGCGGTGAAGAGCAAGGTCAATGTCTTCGTCGACCTGTACCGCCAGAGCAAGGCAATGAAGCAACAGGTCGAAGCGTTGGAGCAGGCCCGTCGCGAACAGGAAGCGTTGTTGCAACAACTGCAAAGCACCCAGTTGGAGCTGGAGCAGGCGGTGCGTATGCGCGATGACTTCATGTCGATCGTTGCCCACGAAGTGCGCACGCCGCTCAATGGTCTGATTCTGGAAACCCAGCTGCGCAAGATGCACCTGGCTCGGGACAACGCTGCGGCGTTTACTCTCGACAAGATGCACGCCATGGTCGACCGAGATGAGCGGCAGATCAAAAGCCTGATTCGCCTGATCGAAGACATGCTCGACGTGTCGCGCATTCGCACCGGCAAACTGTCGATCCGGCCGAGCCGTTTCGATCTGGTGCAATTGGTCAGCAACCTGCTGCAAAACTTCGCGCAACAGATTGAAGCTGCCGAAACTGAGGTGTCGTTTACCGCGCCAGCCCCGGTGGAAGGTAACTGGGACGAATTCCGTATCGAGCAGGTGGTGACCAATTTGCTCACCAACGCCCTGCGCTATGGCGGTCGCAGCCCGATTCAGGTGCGGGTTTACCGTGAGGGCGATGAAGCACGGGTCGAGGTGCAGGACCGTGGCATCGGCATCAGCCAGGAGAACCAGAAGCGTATTTTCCAACAGTTCGAACGGGTTTCCGCCAAGACGGTAGTGGCCGGGCTCGGGCTGGGTCTGTTCATTTCCGAGCAGATCGTCGCCGCCCATGGCGGCTCCATCGTCGTCGAGAGTGAAATCAACGAAGGCGCCCAGTTTCGCGTTTGTCTGCCAATCCAGGAAAACGGCACATCCGACGCAACCTCTGATTGA
- a CDS encoding response regulator: protein MSVDAQDVVLVVEDEPVILMVLTDYLSGQGYRVLQAENGEQAFEILASKPHLDMLITDFRLPGGISGVQIAEPAVKLRPDLKVIFISGYPQEIRETGSPITRKAPILEKPFDLDVLQEKIQELLA from the coding sequence ATGAGCGTAGATGCACAAGATGTAGTACTCGTCGTCGAGGACGAACCGGTTATCTTGATGGTCCTGACGGATTACCTGTCAGGGCAGGGGTATCGCGTGTTGCAGGCCGAAAACGGCGAGCAGGCGTTCGAGATACTGGCGAGCAAGCCGCATCTGGACATGTTGATCACCGACTTCCGCTTGCCGGGCGGTATCTCCGGCGTGCAGATCGCCGAACCGGCCGTCAAGCTGCGCCCGGACCTGAAGGTGATTTTCATCAGCGGTTACCCGCAGGAAATCCGCGAAACCGGCAGCCCGATCACGCGCAAGGCGCCGATCCTGGAAAAACCGTTCGATCTGGATGTGTTGCAGGAAAAGATTCAGGAATTGCTCGCCTGA
- a CDS encoding ATP-binding protein, with amino-acid sequence MTVQVPLAERALILAPVGRDSQIALMILNEAGYEGLVTPGLGSLCTELELGAGLVLVAAEALRGPELEALFLHLEQQPAWSDLPIVLLTHHGGQEQGPSSRLSDLLGNVTFLERPFHPATLVSMVSAALRGRRRQYEARDRLVDLSESERRLQSTLETLEQQVEERTAQLRHNEEALRQSQKMEAVGQLTGGIAHDFNNMLTGIIGSLELLRRRLARGRLDDLDSLIDLGVTSANRAASLTHRLLAFSRRQSLDSKAVQMNTLVLSMGELLQRSLNESIQLDMRLNDKLWVAEADPNQLESALLNLVINARDAMPDGGKLVVETSNQVLKREFTEAYSNLEPGDYVMLSVTDNGSGMPQSVINRAFDPFFTTKPIGQGTGLGLSMIYGFSKQSRGHVSIDSEIDEGTTVRLYLPRFRGEELESPDTDIQQAPDALDGETVLIVEDDPAVRVLVCAVLGELGYAFVEAWDADSAVPILNSTQRIDLLISDVGLPGMNGRQLAEVGRQYRPGLKVLFITGYAEHAAVRGGFLDSGMQMITKPFTFDLLTAKVREMIKS; translated from the coding sequence GTGACGGTTCAAGTGCCGCTGGCCGAACGGGCGCTGATTCTGGCGCCCGTGGGTCGCGACAGCCAGATTGCGCTGATGATCCTCAACGAAGCCGGTTACGAAGGGCTGGTCACCCCCGGTCTGGGATCGCTGTGTACCGAACTGGAACTGGGTGCCGGTCTGGTGCTGGTCGCCGCCGAAGCGTTGCGCGGGCCGGAACTGGAAGCGCTGTTCCTGCATCTGGAACAGCAACCCGCCTGGTCGGATCTGCCGATTGTGCTGCTGACCCACCACGGCGGTCAGGAACAAGGCCCCTCCTCGCGCCTGAGCGATCTGCTCGGCAACGTGACCTTCCTTGAACGCCCGTTTCATCCCGCAACACTGGTCAGTATGGTGTCCGCCGCCCTGCGTGGCCGACGACGACAATACGAAGCCCGCGATCGGCTGGTCGATCTCAGTGAAAGCGAACGGCGTTTGCAGTCGACGCTGGAAACCCTTGAGCAGCAGGTCGAAGAGCGCACCGCGCAACTGCGGCACAACGAAGAAGCCCTGCGTCAGTCGCAGAAAATGGAAGCGGTCGGCCAGCTCACTGGCGGTATCGCCCACGACTTCAACAACATGCTGACCGGTATCATCGGCAGCCTCGAGTTGCTGCGTCGGCGCCTGGCCCGTGGGCGTCTGGACGACCTCGACAGCCTGATCGATCTGGGTGTGACGTCGGCCAACCGCGCTGCGAGCCTGACCCACCGTCTGCTGGCGTTTTCGCGCCGGCAATCGCTCGACTCAAAAGCCGTGCAGATGAACACCCTGGTGCTGTCCATGGGTGAACTGCTGCAACGCAGCCTCAACGAAAGCATTCAACTGGACATGCGCCTCAACGACAAGCTGTGGGTCGCCGAGGCTGACCCCAATCAGCTGGAAAGCGCCCTGCTCAACCTGGTCATCAATGCCCGCGACGCCATGCCCGACGGCGGCAAACTGGTGGTCGAGACCAGCAATCAGGTGCTCAAGCGCGAATTCACCGAGGCCTACAGCAATCTCGAACCGGGTGATTACGTGATGCTCAGTGTCACCGACAACGGCAGCGGCATGCCGCAGAGTGTCATCAACCGCGCATTCGATCCGTTTTTCACCACCAAACCGATTGGTCAGGGCACGGGCCTCGGCCTTTCGATGATCTACGGGTTCAGCAAGCAGTCACGTGGCCATGTCTCGATCGACAGTGAAATCGATGAGGGCACCACGGTCAGGCTCTACCTTCCACGTTTTCGCGGTGAAGAACTGGAAAGTCCCGACACAGACATTCAACAGGCTCCGGATGCGCTGGACGGCGAAACCGTGCTGATCGTCGAGGACGACCCGGCCGTGCGCGTGCTGGTCTGTGCGGTGCTCGGTGAATTGGGTTATGCCTTTGTTGAAGCCTGGGATGCCGACAGCGCCGTGCCGATTCTGAACTCGACACAGCGCATCGACCTGCTGATCAGTGATGTCGGCCTGCCGGGCATGAACGGCCGGCAACTGGCCGAGGTTGGCCGTCAATATCGGCCTGGCTTGAAGGTCTTGTTCATCACCGGATACGCCGAGCACGCGGCAGTGCGTGGCGGGTTCCTCGATTCGGGAATGCAGATGATCACCAAACCGTTCACGTTCGATCTGCTGACCGCCAAGGTGCGGGAGATGATCAAAAGCTGA
- a CDS encoding ATPase domain-containing protein — MSTSNELISAKAATGIVGLDDILAGGLSRGHVFLLEGEPGTGKTTVALHFLLAGAKAGERSLYITLSETERELRQGALSHGWALDDNIKIFELTPPESLLNAEHQQSLLYSSDLELGEATKQIFEAVERFKPTRVVLDSLSEIRLLAQSSLRYRRQILAIKHYFVRYNATVLLLDDLTTESLDKTVHSVAHGVIRLEELTPNYGAERRRVRVVKYRGQKYRGGFHDFTIMGDGVHVFPRLVAAEHRGDYARLQLSSGIPEMDALLGGGIETGSSTLILGPAGTGKSLISMIFAAAAVLRGEKAALFIFDEELGLLFERMKNIGIDLKALQATGNLLIEQVDAAELSPGEFSHRVRRCVDEGQIKTVVIDSINGYQAAMPEENALVLHMHELLLYLNRKGAATFMTVAQHGLVGDMQAPVDITYLADTVILLRYFEALGKVRRAISIIKKRTGSHESTIREYRISTQGMTIGEPLEAFQGVLRGVPTYLGASNPLLQEEHL; from the coding sequence TTGTCTACTTCTAACGAGTTGATCAGTGCGAAAGCCGCTACCGGCATTGTAGGTCTGGACGACATCCTGGCCGGTGGCTTGTCTCGCGGTCATGTTTTCCTGCTGGAGGGTGAACCCGGAACCGGCAAAACCACGGTCGCTTTGCATTTTCTCCTCGCTGGCGCGAAAGCCGGCGAACGCTCGTTGTACATCACGCTCTCGGAAACCGAGCGCGAACTAAGGCAAGGGGCGTTGTCCCACGGCTGGGCGCTGGATGACAACATCAAGATCTTCGAGCTGACGCCCCCGGAAAGCCTGCTCAATGCTGAACACCAGCAGAGCCTGCTGTATTCCTCTGACCTGGAACTGGGCGAAGCCACCAAGCAGATTTTCGAAGCGGTCGAACGCTTCAAGCCCACGCGTGTGGTACTCGACAGCCTGTCGGAAATCCGTTTGCTGGCGCAAAGCTCTTTGCGCTATCGCCGGCAGATCCTGGCCATCAAGCATTACTTCGTGCGTTACAACGCCACGGTACTGCTGCTCGACGACCTCACCACCGAGTCCCTCGATAAAACCGTGCACAGTGTCGCTCACGGGGTGATTCGCCTTGAGGAGCTGACGCCCAACTACGGTGCCGAGCGCCGACGCGTGCGAGTGGTCAAGTACCGTGGCCAGAAATATCGCGGCGGTTTCCATGACTTCACCATCATGGGCGATGGCGTGCATGTGTTCCCACGGCTGGTGGCGGCCGAACATCGCGGCGACTATGCGCGTTTGCAGCTGTCCAGCGGCATCCCGGAAATGGACGCGCTGCTCGGCGGCGGCATCGAGACTGGCTCCAGTACGCTGATTCTCGGCCCTGCCGGTACCGGTAAATCGCTGATCTCGATGATCTTCGCCGCCGCTGCCGTACTACGCGGGGAAAAAGCCGCGCTGTTTATCTTCGATGAAGAACTCGGCCTGCTGTTCGAGCGTATGAAAAACATCGGCATCGACCTCAAGGCGTTGCAGGCTACCGGTAATCTGCTGATCGAACAGGTCGACGCCGCGGAGCTGTCGCCGGGCGAGTTCTCCCATCGCGTGCGGCGCTGCGTCGATGAAGGTCAAATCAAAACCGTGGTCATCGACAGCATCAACGGCTATCAGGCGGCAATGCCGGAAGAAAACGCGTTGGTCCTGCACATGCACGAGCTGCTGCTGTACCTCAACCGCAAAGGCGCGGCGACATTCATGACCGTCGCCCAGCATGGTCTGGTCGGCGACATGCAAGCGCCGGTCGACATTACTTATCTGGCTGACACGGTGATTCTGTTGCGCTACTTCGAAGCACTGGGCAAAGTCCGCCGCGCGATCTCGATCATCAAGAAACGCACCGGCAGCCACGAATCGACCATTCGTGAATACCGCATTTCCACCCAAGGCATGACCATCGGTGAACCGCTGGAAGCCTTTCAGGGCGTACTGCGTGGCGTGCCCACCTACCTCGGCGCGAGTAACCCGCTGTTGCAGGAAGAGCACTTGTGA
- a CDS encoding tetratricopeptide repeat protein: MPQSRRYLFISLGLVLVIIVAWLSVRSTSPVIPDAIKHGYSEALNAARTGEPGAARQLYQQLGRPDISVKRRVWLHGELPNYPSPQALKLADTDLQNESPAVRLAAIKSVVGLVPGGQRSLLLGPMLEDEDQTVRFAAINALLGLTPDELGLYFAPLQQAIDGWEQTLKAQPESAANYAQLARLHIHNAELKEAQVALDNTLRLEPGNLQALVMQIDVLDRQGQSDAARQLLGQQLKAQPDSAYLQHALGLWLLHHDQREYALLGLSKAVELEPDNKDYRYDLATTLHSAEELEAAQKQLQEIVQRHPADRKARVLLINYWKESGQLQNVQILLAQLEQLNPDDPALQQGL, from the coding sequence ATGCCTCAGTCTCGCCGCTACCTGTTTATCAGCCTGGGCCTTGTGCTTGTCATCATCGTGGCCTGGTTGTCCGTGCGCAGCACCTCCCCGGTCATTCCCGACGCGATTAAACACGGCTACAGCGAAGCGTTGAATGCCGCGCGCACGGGTGAGCCGGGCGCGGCGCGGCAGTTGTATCAACAACTGGGCCGGCCGGACATCTCGGTCAAGCGCCGCGTGTGGCTGCATGGCGAGCTGCCTAACTACCCGAGTCCACAGGCGTTGAAGCTGGCCGACACCGACCTGCAGAACGAATCCCCCGCCGTGCGGCTGGCGGCGATCAAAAGCGTGGTGGGACTGGTGCCGGGCGGGCAGCGCAGCCTGTTGCTCGGGCCGATGCTTGAAGATGAAGATCAAACCGTGCGTTTTGCCGCGATCAACGCCCTGCTCGGCTTGACGCCGGATGAACTGGGTCTGTATTTCGCACCGCTGCAACAAGCGATTGATGGCTGGGAACAGACCCTCAAGGCACAGCCCGAAAGCGCCGCCAACTATGCACAACTGGCTCGCCTGCATATCCACAACGCTGAACTCAAAGAGGCCCAGGTCGCACTCGACAATACCCTGCGCCTGGAACCCGGCAATCTGCAGGCACTGGTGATGCAGATCGATGTCCTCGACCGCCAGGGCCAAAGCGATGCCGCCCGGCAATTGCTGGGCCAGCAACTCAAGGCACAACCAGATTCGGCCTATCTGCAACATGCCTTGGGTTTGTGGCTGTTGCATCACGATCAGCGCGAATACGCCCTGCTCGGCTTGTCCAAAGCCGTCGAGCTTGAGCCCGACAACAAGGATTACCGCTACGACCTCGCCACCACCCTGCACAGCGCCGAAGAACTGGAAGCGGCGCAGAAGCAGTTGCAGGAAATCGTCCAGCGTCACCCCGCCGACCGCAAGGCGCGGGTCTTGCTGATCAATTACTGGAAAGAAAGCGGCCAACTGCAGAATGTGCAGATTCTGTTGGCTCAGCTGGAGCAGCTCAATCCAGATGATCCGGCGCTGCAACAAGGCCTCTGA
- a CDS encoding FUSC family protein has translation MQALFNYFKAVIHPGQAVLLFALRTIAAGLLTLYLAFLFDLDQPKWSIMAVVIVSQPLAGMALARSFGQVIGTTLGAAVAVLIMAIFPQAPLPFITTLALWLALCTAGGTLLRYTSSQAFVLSGYTAVVVALLAIPDQDGTFLLAVTRVTETLLAVACVCVVSLLTARPQAVAKGYFAKVDQVIKLAASHAAAVLRTEESEADFQRRQMQLLGEISALEGLRRHLYFDAPRLRSANNLVLLLGNQLMLLTSRLTALRHQRQLLTERWEGELPLEVQRLRAEELAVLDQLAEQGRSVSADARHRFITLQKQFDDLAYEAEQLTEDMSATLRSLAWALRWEQARLLQQLEQILELSDAIQEGREASCLYRGQASPLHLDFTLASMNAIRAFTALLVAGLIWIETAWDGARGGMILVGILCSLMATFPRPLLAAQSYARGLGLALLVSALYQFMLVPSISDFEPLALMIAPLLYVIAVGLASPATAGIGMGLGLSSFLMIGPQNVGTGQNTAIQWFEFAGAYVSAAMLALIVYAWVFPFRPALRIRRLYNEAREQVYALSKLPATDEQQFAFESRMVDRLTSMLGLLPAANSRAMQQLYEISLACVALGVAMHQLRQQAQNNALLTDTFTQRLASALRKTGRFVAGRQDVQLAPLLDTLHVLGDELDELHVASHEHVWSLFRMRVALLIVVSFLQRHGETLQRSVPEGDAALAH, from the coding sequence ATGCAAGCCCTGTTCAATTATTTCAAGGCGGTGATCCATCCGGGTCAGGCCGTTCTGCTGTTTGCCCTGCGAACCATTGCGGCAGGGTTGCTGACATTGTATCTGGCGTTTCTGTTCGACCTCGATCAGCCCAAGTGGTCGATCATGGCGGTGGTCATTGTCAGCCAGCCGCTGGCCGGGATGGCGCTGGCGCGCAGTTTCGGTCAGGTGATCGGCACGACCCTCGGGGCGGCGGTGGCGGTGTTGATCATGGCGATCTTTCCTCAGGCACCGCTGCCATTCATTACCACCCTGGCGCTCTGGCTGGCGCTGTGCACGGCAGGTGGCACGTTGCTGCGCTACACCAGTTCGCAGGCGTTTGTACTCAGCGGATACACCGCTGTGGTGGTGGCATTGCTGGCGATTCCGGATCAGGACGGCACATTCCTGCTGGCGGTTACCCGCGTCACCGAAACCTTGCTGGCCGTGGCATGCGTGTGTGTGGTCAGTCTGCTGACGGCCCGCCCGCAAGCCGTGGCCAAGGGTTATTTCGCCAAGGTCGATCAGGTCATCAAACTCGCTGCCAGTCACGCTGCGGCGGTGCTTCGTACCGAAGAAAGCGAGGCTGACTTCCAGCGCCGGCAAATGCAGCTGCTCGGTGAAATCAGTGCACTTGAGGGCTTGCGGCGGCATTTGTATTTCGATGCGCCGCGTTTGCGCAGCGCCAACAACCTGGTGCTGTTGCTCGGCAATCAGTTGATGTTGCTCACCTCGCGGCTCACGGCGTTGCGGCATCAGCGGCAATTGCTTACCGAGCGCTGGGAAGGCGAGCTGCCACTGGAAGTCCAGCGGCTGCGCGCCGAAGAACTCGCGGTTCTTGATCAATTGGCGGAGCAGGGACGTTCGGTATCGGCCGATGCGCGTCATCGTTTCATCACTCTGCAGAAGCAATTCGATGACCTGGCCTATGAGGCCGAACAATTGACCGAGGACATGAGTGCCACGCTGCGTTCCCTCGCGTGGGCGTTGCGCTGGGAGCAGGCGCGGCTGCTGCAGCAGCTCGAACAGATCCTTGAGTTGAGCGATGCCATTCAGGAGGGGCGAGAAGCCAGTTGCCTCTATCGCGGTCAGGCGAGCCCGCTGCACCTGGATTTCACGCTGGCGTCGATGAACGCCATCCGCGCCTTCACTGCGTTGCTGGTAGCGGGGCTGATCTGGATCGAAACCGCGTGGGACGGCGCCCGTGGCGGGATGATTCTGGTGGGCATCCTCTGCTCGCTGATGGCGACGTTTCCGCGACCATTGCTGGCGGCGCAGAGCTACGCACGGGGGTTGGGATTGGCGTTGCTGGTGTCGGCGCTCTATCAGTTCATGCTGGTGCCCTCGATCAGTGACTTCGAACCGTTGGCGCTGATGATCGCGCCGTTGTTGTATGTCATCGCGGTGGGACTGGCGAGCCCTGCGACGGCCGGCATCGGCATGGGGCTGGGCTTGTCGAGCTTCCTGATGATCGGTCCGCAGAATGTCGGTACCGGGCAGAACACCGCCATTCAATGGTTCGAATTTGCCGGCGCCTATGTCAGCGCGGCGATGCTGGCGTTGATCGTCTACGCATGGGTTTTTCCGTTCCGCCCGGCGCTGCGCATTCGTCGTTTGTACAACGAAGCGCGCGAACAGGTGTATGCCTTGAGCAAGTTGCCGGCCACCGATGAACAGCAATTTGCCTTTGAAAGCCGCATGGTCGACCGCTTGACCAGCATGCTCGGTCTGCTGCCGGCGGCGAACAGCCGCGCCATGCAGCAACTGTATGAAATCAGCCTGGCATGCGTAGCACTGGGTGTAGCGATGCATCAATTGCGACAACAGGCACAGAACAACGCGCTGCTGACGGACACCTTCACTCAGCGCCTGGCTTCGGCCCTGCGCAAGACCGGGCGTTTTGTGGCCGGGCGGCAGGACGTTCAACTGGCCCCCTTGCTCGACACACTGCACGTATTGGGCGATGAACTGGACGAGTTGCACGTCGCCAGTCATGAGCATGTCTGGTCGCTGTTCCGTATGCGCGTGGCGTTGTTGATCGTCGTGTCATTTCTGCAGCGCCATGGTGAAACCCTCCAGCGTTCTGTCCCGGAAGGAGACGCAGCTCTTGCCCATTGA
- a CDS encoding DUF1656 domain-containing protein, producing MPIDFEIGGVYLPPIAQALLLAIPIFMVLDWGLRRLGVLRLVWHEALFEGALYACVCATLILLMGA from the coding sequence TTGCCCATTGATTTCGAGATCGGCGGCGTCTATCTGCCGCCCATTGCCCAGGCGTTATTGTTGGCCATACCGATATTCATGGTGCTGGACTGGGGGTTGCGGCGCTTGGGCGTACTGCGTCTGGTCTGGCATGAAGCGCTGTTCGAAGGCGCTTTGTATGCCTGCGTCTGTGCCACGCTGATTTTGCTGATGGGAGCCTGA
- a CDS encoding HlyD family efflux transporter periplasmic adaptor subunit — protein MKVLLTRLITLSVVLLAIVLGWFAWEHYTRAPWTRDARVRADVVTLSADVSGRIVSLAVQDNQHVDKGQLLMEIDPARYRLAVEHSRREVEVAKATLGQSQAAIVASEALLKQRQSEERRRRTLKQGFAISGEEWEKSSTDVAVAQADLLRNQANLGLAEANVQLAIAALTQAELDLQRTRVESPVSGYVTNLLTREGDYAVSGGALLALVDSDSFYISGYFEETKLPRIEEGDRVRVQLMSGESFDGTVQSIAFAIADGENAPGSRLLANINPSYTWVKLAQRVPVRIEIDGGYAGKDRLRAGTTATVTVLENNTGKKAQKNPATE, from the coding sequence TTGAAAGTGTTACTCACTCGCTTGATAACGTTGTCGGTGGTGTTGCTGGCGATCGTGCTTGGCTGGTTTGCCTGGGAGCATTACACCCGCGCACCGTGGACTCGCGATGCCCGGGTGAGGGCGGATGTGGTGACGTTGTCGGCGGATGTCTCCGGGCGCATTGTCAGCCTCGCGGTGCAGGACAACCAGCATGTCGACAAGGGCCAACTGCTGATGGAGATCGACCCGGCGCGTTACCGCCTGGCAGTGGAGCACTCGCGCCGCGAGGTGGAAGTGGCCAAGGCAACGCTGGGTCAGTCGCAAGCGGCGATCGTTGCCAGCGAAGCGTTGCTCAAACAGCGGCAAAGCGAAGAGCGTCGGCGGCGTACGCTCAAGCAGGGTTTCGCGATTTCCGGGGAGGAATGGGAAAAATCCAGTACCGACGTGGCGGTGGCTCAGGCCGACCTGTTACGCAACCAGGCGAATCTCGGCCTGGCCGAGGCCAACGTACAACTGGCGATTGCCGCGTTGACCCAGGCCGAACTGGATTTGCAGCGCACTCGCGTCGAGTCACCGGTCAGTGGCTATGTCACTAACCTGCTGACTCGCGAAGGTGACTACGCAGTGAGTGGCGGCGCGTTGTTGGCGCTGGTTGACAGCGATTCGTTCTACATCAGCGGTTACTTCGAAGAAACCAAACTGCCACGGATCGAGGAGGGCGATCGGGTACGCGTGCAATTGATGAGCGGGGAGTCCTTCGACGGTACGGTGCAGAGCATTGCCTTCGCCATCGCCGACGGGGAGAACGCGCCGGGCAGCCGGTTACTGGCCAACATCAATCCGAGTTACACGTGGGTAAAACTGGCACAGCGGGTGCCGGTGCGGATCGAGATTGATGGCGGCTATGCCGGCAAGGATCGCTTGCGCGCAGGCACCACAGCCACCGTTACCGTCCTGGAAAACAACACTGGAAAAAAGGCACAAAAAAACCCCGCGACCGAATGA
- a CDS encoding efflux transporter outer membrane subunit: MSLKVFLPSLLVLALSACAVGPDYKTPATEAANITAATDGAAGQKNFDRSKFEGIWWQQFDDPTLNQLVTQSLQGNRELRVAFARWKAARAIRDDASNDAMPTITSRASSDLAKGQIPGQTTNRVNSERYDLGLDMAWELDLFGRIQRNLEASDADQQAAEADLYQLQVTMIAELVDAYGQLRGAQLREKIAVANLNNQQESRKITISLRDAGVGDQLDVERADARLASVEASVPQLQAEQVRQKNRIATLLGERPDKLTVDLSPKDLPAIAKALPIGDPGELLQRRPDILSAERQLASATARIGVAKADLFPRVSLSGFLGWTAGRGSQIGSSAANAWALGPSITWAAFDLGSVRARLRGADADAEGALATYEQQVLLALEESENAFSDYGKRQQRLISLIRQSESSRKAADLAEIRYREGTTDFLVLLDAQRERLNAEDSQAQAEVDLYRGIVAIYKALGGGWQPETVASK; the protein is encoded by the coding sequence ATGAGTCTGAAAGTCTTCCTGCCGAGTCTGCTGGTGCTGGCCCTCAGCGCCTGCGCTGTCGGCCCCGACTACAAGACCCCAGCCACGGAGGCGGCCAATATCACGGCCGCCACCGACGGCGCCGCCGGGCAAAAGAACTTCGACCGTTCGAAATTCGAAGGCATCTGGTGGCAGCAATTCGACGATCCAACCCTCAACCAGTTGGTGACCCAGTCGCTGCAAGGCAACCGTGAACTGCGCGTGGCGTTCGCCCGCTGGAAAGCCGCCCGGGCGATCCGCGACGACGCCAGCAACGATGCGATGCCGACCATCACCAGCCGCGCCAGCAGTGATCTGGCCAAGGGGCAAATCCCCGGCCAGACCACCAACCGGGTCAATAGCGAACGCTATGACCTCGGTCTGGACATGGCCTGGGAGCTGGACCTTTTCGGCCGCATCCAGCGCAACCTGGAAGCCAGCGACGCCGATCAGCAAGCTGCGGAAGCCGACCTGTATCAACTGCAAGTCACCATGATTGCCGAACTGGTCGACGCTTACGGTCAACTGCGTGGCGCTCAGCTGCGCGAGAAGATCGCCGTGGCCAACCTGAACAACCAGCAGGAGTCGCGCAAAATCACCATCAGCCTGCGTGACGCCGGCGTTGGCGATCAGCTCGATGTCGAACGCGCCGATGCGCGTCTGGCCTCGGTCGAAGCCAGCGTGCCGCAATTGCAGGCAGAACAGGTTCGCCAGAAAAACCGTATCGCTACCCTCTTGGGCGAGCGTCCGGACAAGCTGACCGTCGATCTGAGTCCTAAAGACTTGCCGGCGATTGCCAAGGCTCTGCCAATCGGTGATCCGGGTGAACTGTTGCAACGTCGTCCGGACATCCTCAGCGCTGAACGCCAACTGGCTTCGGCCACGGCGCGCATCGGCGTGGCGAAAGCCGATCTGTTCCCACGGGTCAGCCTCAGCGGCTTCCTCGGCTGGACGGCCGGGCGTGGTTCGCAGATTGGTTCCTCGGCGGCCAACGCCTGGGCTCTCGGTCCGAGCATCACTTGGGCAGCATTTGATCTTGGCAGCGTGCGCGCCCGTTTGCGTGGCGCCGATGCCGATGCCGAAGGCGCCCTGGCGACCTACGAGCAACAAGTGCTGCTGGCCCTGGAAGAATCGGAAAACGCTTTCAGTGATTACGGCAAACGTCAGCAACGCTTGATCTCGCTGATCCGTCAGAGCGAATCGAGCCGCAAGGCTGCCGACCTGGCGGAAATCCGCTATCGCGAAGGTACGACCGACTTCCTTGTGTTGCTCGACGCCCAGCGTGAGCGCCTGAACGCCGAAGACAGCCAGGCCCAGGCCGAAGTCGACCTGTATCGCGGCATCGTCGCGATCTACAAAGCCCTTGGCGGTGGCTGGCAACCGGAGACAGTGGCCAGCAAGTAA